The following proteins are encoded in a genomic region of Methylobacterium tardum:
- the ubiG gene encoding bifunctional 2-polyprenyl-6-hydroxyphenol methylase/3-demethylubiquinol 3-O-methyltransferase UbiG, translating to MDRPATDHPSDGFVDRGEVARFDALAATWWDESGPMRVLHRFNPVRLAYIRDALCRHHGRDPQAPFPLDGLTICDVGCGGGVLSEPLARLGATVTGLDPAEQNIAVARAHAEAAGVPVDYRGETIESVVAAGRSFDAVLIMEVVEHVSDMPAFVRTACSAVKPGGMLFAATLNRTMRSFALAIVGAEYVLGWLPRGTHDWEKFVTPDELGRAIRAGGLAVTDTVGVVYNPLTDGWRTGRDTAVNYMVAAVHRG from the coding sequence ATGGACAGGCCAGCCACGGACCACCCCTCGGACGGCTTCGTCGACCGCGGCGAGGTCGCGCGCTTCGACGCCCTCGCGGCGACCTGGTGGGACGAATCCGGTCCGATGCGGGTCCTGCACCGGTTCAACCCGGTGCGGCTCGCTTACATTCGCGACGCACTCTGCCGGCATCATGGCCGCGATCCGCAGGCGCCCTTCCCTCTGGACGGGCTCACGATCTGCGATGTCGGCTGCGGCGGCGGCGTTCTGTCGGAGCCGCTGGCGCGGCTGGGCGCCACGGTGACGGGCCTCGATCCCGCGGAGCAGAACATCGCGGTGGCCCGGGCGCATGCCGAAGCGGCCGGCGTGCCGGTCGATTACCGCGGCGAGACGATCGAGTCCGTGGTCGCTGCCGGTCGCAGCTTCGATGCCGTGCTGATCATGGAGGTCGTGGAGCACGTCTCGGACATGCCCGCCTTCGTGCGCACCGCCTGTTCCGCCGTGAAGCCCGGCGGAATGCTCTTCGCCGCGACCCTCAACCGGACGATGCGCTCCTTCGCGCTGGCGATCGTCGGAGCCGAATACGTGCTCGGCTGGCTCCCCCGCGGCACGCACGATTGGGAGAAGTTCGTGACGCCGGACGAGCTCGGCCGGGCGATCCGGGCGGGCGGCCTCGCCGTCACTGACACGGTCGGCGTGGTCTACAATCCGCTCACCGACGGCTGGCGCACCGGGCGGGATACGGCGGTGAACTATATGGTCGCGGCCGTGCATCGGGGCTGA
- a CDS encoding aspartate kinase — protein sequence MPRLVMKFGGTSVATVDRIRNVARHVAREVAAGYDVAVIVSAMSGKTNELVDWVKDANPLYDPREYDAVVASGELVTAGLLAIALQKDGIKARSWQGWQIPVITSDAHGSARIAEIDPKNLAAGFAQGEVAVIAGFQGIHAETGRVTTLGRGGSDTSAVAVAAAIGAERCDIYTDVDGVYTTDPRIVPKARRMERVTFEEMLEMASLGAKVLQVRSVELAMVHRVPTTVRSSFDPPDAARPGTLICDEDDIVEQQIITGIAFSRDEAQITLRKVKDSPGVAAAIFGPLADANINVDMIIQTVSGDQSTTDMTFTVPASEYQRSRAILGEARTQIGYAQIEGATDVVKVSAIGVGMRSHAGVAAKAFRALAEKGINIRAITTSEIKFSVLIDAAYTELAVRTLHSLYGLDQA from the coding sequence ATGCCCCGTCTGGTGATGAAATTCGGCGGCACGTCCGTCGCCACCGTCGACCGCATCCGCAACGTGGCGCGCCACGTCGCCCGCGAGGTGGCGGCCGGCTACGACGTTGCGGTGATCGTGTCCGCCATGTCGGGCAAGACCAACGAGCTGGTCGACTGGGTGAAGGACGCCAACCCGCTCTACGACCCGCGCGAGTACGATGCCGTCGTCGCCTCGGGTGAGCTCGTCACCGCGGGCCTCCTGGCGATCGCGCTCCAGAAGGACGGGATCAAGGCCCGCTCCTGGCAGGGCTGGCAGATTCCCGTGATCACCTCGGACGCGCACGGCTCGGCGCGCATCGCCGAGATTGACCCGAAGAACCTCGCGGCGGGGTTCGCCCAGGGCGAGGTGGCGGTGATCGCCGGCTTCCAGGGGATCCACGCCGAGACCGGCCGGGTCACCACCCTCGGGCGCGGCGGATCGGACACCTCGGCGGTGGCCGTGGCGGCCGCGATCGGCGCCGAGCGCTGCGACATCTACACCGATGTCGACGGGGTCTACACGACCGATCCGCGCATCGTGCCGAAGGCCCGACGCATGGAGCGGGTGACCTTCGAAGAGATGCTAGAGATGGCCTCGCTGGGGGCCAAGGTGCTGCAGGTCCGCTCGGTGGAACTCGCCATGGTCCACCGTGTGCCGACCACGGTCCGGTCCTCCTTCGATCCGCCGGACGCCGCGCGTCCGGGCACCCTCATCTGCGACGAGGACGACATCGTGGAACAGCAGATCATCACCGGGATCGCCTTCTCCCGGGACGAGGCGCAGATCACCCTGCGCAAGGTCAAGGACAGCCCCGGCGTGGCCGCGGCGATCTTCGGCCCCCTCGCCGACGCGAACATCAACGTCGACATGATCATCCAGACCGTGTCCGGCGATCAGTCGACCACCGACATGACCTTCACGGTGCCGGCCTCCGAGTACCAGCGCTCCCGCGCGATCCTCGGCGAGGCCCGCACGCAGATCGGCTACGCGCAGATCGAGGGTGCCACCGACGTCGTGAAGGTGTCGGCGATCGGCGTGGGGATGCGCAGCCACGCGGGCGTCGCCGCGAAGGCCTTCCGCGCTCTCGCCGAGAAGGGAATCAACATCCGCGCGATCACGACGTCGGAGATCAAGTTCTCCGTGCTGATCGATGCTGCCTATACGGAGCTTGCCGTTCGCACGCTTCACTCGCTATACGGCCTCGATCAGGCCTGA
- the ptsP gene encoding phosphoenolpyruvate--protein phosphotransferase: MPAAPGGPRLLLRRLREAMAEPVSPQARLDRIVVLIAANVVAEVCSVYVLRDDNTLELFATEGLNREAVHQTRMRTDEGLVGLIARTAEPLSLSDAQNHPAFSYRPETGEEAYHAFLGVPLLRAGNTLGVLTVQNKTYRVYSEEEIEALQTTAMVLSEMIASGELEGLAPDAGTAARRPVLSRGIALADGIGLGYVVLHEPRVVVKTLIAENVDREVARLDEAIEEVRSAIDALVERGDRIGTAESREVLETVRMFAHDKGWLRRMREAVASGLTAEAAVERVQSDNRARMMRQSDPYLRERLHDLDDLANRLLRTLIGSEAAGTVVLPENAILVARTMGPAALLDYEASTLRGIVLEEGGPTSHVAIVARALGIPAVGEVENATALCDAGDAIIADGVAGEIHVRPGPEVEAAYAEMVRLRARRQEQYRALRDVPAQTRDGVRVGLHLNAGLLVDFSHLQETGAEGVGLFRTELQFMVAQRMPSAAEQEELYRKVFAASAGKSVTVRTLDIGGDKILPYMAKLEEENPALGWRAIRIGLDRPALLRMQLRALLKAADGDPLKIMFPMVATVDEFVRARGIVEREKAYLKRHGYRLPTECRLGAMIEVPSLLFQIDEIAREADFLSVGSNDLMQFLFAVDRENRRVADRFDPLSVAALRAFRLIAERANAAGCPVTVCGEIGGRPLDAMALIGLGYRDLSMSPAAIGPVKAMVLSLEARAVAELIDAEMSRMHDGDSLRPALTAFAHANGVPI; the protein is encoded by the coding sequence ATGCCCGCTGCGCCCGGAGGCCCGCGCCTGCTGCTGCGCCGCCTCCGCGAAGCGATGGCGGAGCCGGTCAGCCCTCAGGCGCGCCTCGACCGGATCGTCGTCCTGATCGCCGCCAACGTCGTGGCCGAGGTCTGCTCGGTCTATGTGCTGCGGGATGACAACACCCTCGAGCTGTTCGCCACCGAAGGTCTGAACCGCGAGGCGGTCCACCAGACCCGGATGCGCACCGACGAGGGCCTCGTCGGCCTGATCGCCCGCACGGCCGAGCCTCTCTCCCTGTCCGATGCGCAGAACCACCCGGCCTTCTCGTACCGGCCGGAGACGGGCGAAGAGGCCTACCACGCCTTCCTGGGCGTGCCGCTTCTGCGGGCCGGCAACACGCTCGGCGTCCTGACGGTCCAGAACAAGACCTACCGGGTCTACTCCGAGGAGGAGATCGAGGCGCTCCAGACCACCGCCATGGTGCTCTCGGAGATGATCGCCTCGGGCGAGCTGGAAGGCCTGGCGCCGGATGCCGGCACGGCGGCCCGCCGGCCTGTGCTGTCGCGCGGCATCGCGCTCGCCGACGGGATCGGCCTCGGCTACGTGGTCCTGCACGAGCCCCGCGTCGTGGTGAAGACCCTGATCGCCGAGAACGTCGATCGCGAGGTCGCCCGCCTCGACGAGGCGATCGAGGAGGTCCGCTCCGCGATCGACGCGCTGGTGGAGCGCGGCGACCGGATCGGCACCGCCGAGTCGCGGGAAGTCCTCGAGACGGTCCGCATGTTCGCCCACGACAAGGGCTGGCTCCGGCGCATGCGCGAGGCCGTGGCCTCGGGCCTCACCGCCGAGGCTGCCGTGGAGCGGGTCCAGTCGGACAACCGTGCCCGGATGATGCGGCAATCCGATCCGTACCTGCGCGAGCGGCTGCACGATCTCGACGACCTCGCCAACCGGCTCCTGCGCACGCTGATCGGCTCCGAGGCGGCGGGCACGGTCGTGCTGCCCGAGAACGCCATTTTGGTGGCGCGCACCATGGGGCCGGCGGCCCTCCTCGACTACGAGGCCTCGACGCTGCGCGGCATCGTCCTGGAGGAGGGCGGTCCGACCAGCCACGTCGCCATCGTCGCGCGGGCGCTCGGCATCCCGGCGGTCGGTGAGGTCGAGAACGCCACGGCCCTGTGCGATGCCGGCGATGCCATCATCGCCGACGGCGTGGCCGGCGAGATCCACGTCCGGCCCGGGCCCGAGGTCGAGGCAGCTTATGCCGAGATGGTGCGCCTGCGCGCTCGCCGGCAGGAGCAGTACCGGGCGCTGCGCGACGTCCCGGCCCAGACCCGTGACGGCGTGCGTGTCGGCCTGCATCTCAATGCCGGCCTGCTGGTCGATTTCAGCCACCTCCAGGAGACCGGTGCCGAGGGCGTCGGCCTGTTCCGCACCGAACTGCAGTTCATGGTCGCCCAGCGCATGCCCTCGGCCGCCGAGCAGGAGGAGCTGTACCGCAAGGTCTTCGCGGCCTCGGCGGGAAAATCCGTCACGGTCCGCACCCTGGATATCGGCGGTGACAAGATCCTCCCGTACATGGCCAAGCTCGAGGAGGAGAACCCGGCGCTCGGCTGGCGGGCGATCCGGATCGGCCTCGACCGGCCGGCCCTGCTGCGCATGCAGCTGCGCGCCCTCCTGAAGGCCGCCGATGGCGATCCGCTGAAGATCATGTTCCCGATGGTCGCGACGGTCGACGAGTTCGTCCGCGCCCGGGGCATCGTCGAGCGCGAGAAGGCCTATCTGAAGCGCCACGGCTACCGGCTCCCGACCGAGTGCCGGCTCGGCGCCATGATCGAGGTGCCCTCGCTCCTGTTCCAGATCGACGAGATCGCCCGGGAGGCCGACTTCCTCTCCGTTGGCTCGAACGACCTGATGCAGTTCCTGTTCGCGGTGGATCGCGAGAACCGCCGCGTCGCCGACCGCTTCGACCCGCTCAGCGTCGCGGCGCTCAGGGCTTTCCGGCTGATCGCCGAGCGGGCGAACGCCGCCGGCTGCCCGGTGACGGTCTGCGGCGAGATCGGCGGGCGACCCCTCGACGCCATGGCGCTGATCGGCCTCGGCTACCGCGACCTGTCGATGTCGCCGGCCGCCATCGGCCCGGTCAAGGCGATGGTGCTCAGCCTCGAGGCGCGGGCCGTGGCCGAGCTGATCGATGCGGAGATGTCGCGCATGCACGACGGCGATTCTCTGCGGCCGGCGCTCACTGCCTTCGCACACGCCAACGGCGTCCCTATCTAA
- the prfA gene encoding peptide chain release factor 1 codes for MIPFPTERLDAILARHDIVTAQLASGEIDPELVVQLSRELSDLDPVVAAIRVYRASLENLAGLEALIGEPGTDSEMRALAAEEKPDAQEQLEDAHRALQLLLLPKDAADEKSAILEVRAGTGGDEAALFAGDLFRMYAKYAESKGWRVEVISESEGTVGGFREVVAEVKGRGVFARLKFESGAHRVQRVPDTETQGRIHTSAATVAVLPEAEDVDIVVNDADLKIDTMRAQGAGGQHVNKTESAIRITHLPTGIVVFVQEERSQHKNRARAMALLRARLYDAERNAKDSARAADRKAQVGSGDRSERIRTYNFPQGRVTDHRINLTLYKLEEVMAGTALGEVVDALITEHQAELLAAEGMA; via the coding sequence ATGATCCCCTTTCCCACTGAGCGCCTCGACGCCATCCTGGCGCGGCACGATATCGTCACCGCGCAGCTCGCCTCGGGCGAGATCGATCCCGAGCTGGTGGTCCAGCTCTCGCGCGAGCTGTCCGACCTCGATCCAGTTGTGGCGGCGATCCGCGTCTATCGGGCATCCCTGGAGAATCTGGCAGGCCTCGAAGCGCTGATCGGCGAGCCCGGCACCGATTCCGAGATGCGGGCGCTCGCTGCCGAGGAGAAGCCAGACGCCCAGGAACAGCTGGAGGACGCGCACCGCGCGCTCCAGCTCCTGCTCCTCCCGAAGGATGCGGCGGACGAGAAGAGCGCCATCCTGGAAGTTCGCGCCGGCACGGGCGGCGACGAGGCGGCCCTGTTCGCGGGCGACCTGTTCCGCATGTACGCGAAATACGCCGAGTCGAAGGGCTGGCGTGTCGAGGTGATCTCAGAGAGCGAAGGCACCGTCGGCGGCTTCCGCGAGGTCGTGGCCGAGGTTAAGGGACGGGGCGTCTTCGCCCGGCTGAAGTTCGAGAGCGGCGCCCACCGGGTGCAGCGCGTGCCCGATACCGAGACGCAGGGGCGCATCCACACCTCGGCCGCCACAGTGGCTGTGCTGCCCGAGGCGGAGGATGTCGATATCGTCGTCAATGATGCCGACCTGAAGATCGATACGATGCGCGCGCAGGGCGCCGGCGGCCAGCACGTCAACAAGACCGAATCCGCGATCCGCATCACGCATCTGCCGACCGGTATCGTGGTGTTCGTTCAGGAGGAGCGGTCGCAGCACAAGAATCGCGCCCGCGCGATGGCGCTGCTGCGCGCCCGGCTCTACGACGCCGAGCGCAACGCCAAGGATTCGGCCCGCGCCGCCGACCGCAAGGCACAGGTCGGCTCCGGCGACCGCAGCGAGCGGATCCGCACCTACAACTTCCCACAGGGGCGGGTGACCGATCACCGCATCAACCTGACCCTCTACAAGCTCGAGGAGGTGATGGCCGGGACCGCCCTCGGCGAGGTGGTGGACGCGCTGATCACCGAGCATCAGGCGGAACTGCTGGCCGCCGAGGGCATGGCCTGA
- the prmC gene encoding peptide chain release factor N(5)-glutamine methyltransferase yields MTSRSSLGLSRRAALRRGSALLAGGGIAEAAGDARFLLLGVLGLETRDLILHGDRVLDPDEASSFDAALARRLAGEPVARILGAWEFWGLPFRLAPETLVPRPDTEIVVEVALAAVADRASPLRCLDLGTGSGCILTALLSELPGAFGIGVDRSEAAVAEARHNAAANGVGDRAAFFVGDWCDAARGSFDLIVSNPPYIGREVIATLQREVQDYDPIAALDGGPDGLQAYRRILDGIGTRALLAPGGTLAVEIGYDQAEPVRALAQAKGFSERGLTRDLAGHDRVLSFGLREGLLSGHRDA; encoded by the coding sequence GTGACGTCCCGGTCGAGCCTCGGCTTGTCGCGCCGCGCCGCGCTCCGGCGCGGATCGGCACTTCTGGCGGGCGGCGGCATCGCGGAGGCGGCCGGCGATGCCCGGTTCCTCCTCCTGGGTGTCTTGGGCCTGGAGACCCGCGACCTCATCCTCCACGGCGACCGGGTGCTCGATCCGGACGAAGCGTCGTCCTTCGACGCCGCCTTGGCCCGCCGGCTTGCCGGAGAGCCCGTCGCCCGCATCCTTGGCGCCTGGGAGTTCTGGGGCTTGCCGTTCCGGCTCGCGCCCGAGACGCTCGTGCCCCGCCCAGATACCGAGATCGTGGTGGAGGTCGCCCTCGCTGCCGTTGCCGACCGAGCGTCGCCCCTGCGCTGCCTCGATCTCGGCACCGGGTCAGGATGTATTCTCACGGCGCTCCTGTCCGAACTGCCCGGCGCGTTCGGCATCGGCGTCGACCGCTCCGAGGCGGCCGTGGCGGAGGCCCGGCACAATGCGGCCGCGAACGGGGTCGGCGACCGGGCTGCCTTCTTCGTCGGAGATTGGTGCGACGCAGCGCGCGGCTCCTTCGACCTCATCGTCTCGAATCCCCCCTACATCGGCCGGGAGGTGATCGCGACGCTTCAGCGGGAGGTGCAGGACTACGATCCGATCGCCGCCCTCGACGGCGGCCCGGACGGACTCCAGGCCTATCGACGTATCCTGGATGGGATTGGCACCCGGGCGTTGCTCGCCCCAGGCGGGACGCTCGCCGTCGAGATCGGCTACGACCAAGCCGAGCCGGTGCGGGCGCTCGCGCAGGCGAAGGGTTTCAGCGAACGGGGCCTGACCCGCGATCTTGCCGGCCACGACAGGGTCCTGAGCTTCGGCCTGCGGGAGGGTCTTCTCTCAGGCCACAGGGATGCCTAA
- a CDS encoding DUF4167 domain-containing protein, whose protein sequence is MRGRNRPKGPNPLTRSYESNGPDVKIRGTAQHIADKYAQLARDALAAGDPVAAENYFQHGEHYFRIVSGAQEQNRPANTGGYASRPYDDEMDEGDDEGQGNGSSQNGHAYNGYDEGDPGQQPQPYENRPDLNQDGRQGRDRFQNRDQRRFDNNGRQDFRRQDQPRQDYQRQDYPRQDFRQDRQDRQDYGRPDYRQDRQDNRQENRQDRQDNRQENRSDARQDNRSDNRGDQGRYDNGRGENPRSENRQEARPEGRPERAPRGEAVRQGEPAPRRERRREAAPVAVAEDPAGLPAFLMTPPRPAPTAEPPVSAEPEVPADETPATKPRRRRRPRFESVAAEEGGAGTAAEDVPNE, encoded by the coding sequence ATGCGCGGCCGGAATCGGCCGAAGGGTCCGAATCCGCTGACGCGTTCGTACGAATCCAACGGTCCCGACGTCAAAATCCGCGGCACCGCGCAGCACATCGCGGACAAGTACGCGCAGCTCGCACGCGACGCGCTGGCGGCGGGCGACCCCGTGGCGGCCGAGAACTACTTCCAGCACGGTGAGCACTACTTCCGGATCGTGTCCGGCGCTCAGGAGCAGAACCGCCCGGCCAACACCGGCGGCTATGCCAGCCGGCCCTACGACGACGAGATGGACGAGGGCGACGACGAGGGTCAGGGCAACGGCTCGTCCCAGAACGGCCACGCCTATAACGGCTACGACGAGGGCGATCCCGGTCAGCAGCCGCAGCCCTACGAGAATCGTCCGGACCTGAACCAGGACGGCCGGCAGGGCCGGGACCGGTTCCAGAACCGCGACCAGCGCCGGTTCGACAACAACGGGCGGCAGGATTTCCGGCGGCAGGACCAGCCGCGTCAGGATTACCAGCGCCAGGATTATCCGCGGCAGGATTTCCGCCAGGACCGTCAGGACCGCCAGGATTACGGCCGTCCCGATTACCGGCAGGACCGGCAGGATAACCGCCAAGAGAATCGGCAGGACCGGCAGGATAATCGCCAGGAGAACCGGTCCGATGCGCGGCAGGACAATCGTTCCGACAACCGGGGCGATCAGGGCCGCTACGACAATGGCCGCGGCGAAAATCCCCGGTCCGAGAACCGGCAGGAGGCTCGTCCGGAAGGCCGGCCCGAGCGTGCGCCCCGCGGCGAGGCCGTGCGCCAGGGCGAGCCGGCGCCGCGCCGGGAGCGCCGCCGCGAGGCTGCGCCCGTGGCGGTCGCTGAGGATCCGGCAGGCCTGCCGGCTTTCCTGATGACTCCGCCTCGGCCCGCCCCGACAGCCGAGCCGCCGGTTTCCGCCGAACCGGAGGTCCCCGCCGACGAGACGCCGGCCACCAAGCCCCGCCGCCGCCGGCGGCCGCGCTTCGAGAGCGTCGCCGCGGAGGAGGGTGGCGCCGGGACGGCCGCCGAGGATGTGCCGAACGAGTAG
- a CDS encoding RlmE family RNA methyltransferase, translating to MSDRRGGASSGGGVRGELKQRVKTGRGRTLSQKRWLERQLNDPYVARAKREGYRSRAAYKLLEIDERYKLLRPGQKIVDLGAAPGGWSQVAARVVGPSGRVVGIDLLEIEPMAGVEFITLDFLDPEAPAKLTGMLGGPADLVMSDMAANATGHKKTDHLRIIGLAETAAEFAREILGPGGAYLAKVLQGGTEGALLTDLKRDFALVRHVKPAASRADSSELYVLATGYRGTAARAPEPDEV from the coding sequence ATGAGCGATCGGCGTGGCGGCGCGAGTTCCGGCGGCGGCGTGCGCGGGGAGCTGAAGCAGCGGGTGAAAACCGGCCGCGGGCGCACCCTGTCGCAGAAGCGCTGGCTGGAGCGCCAGCTCAATGACCCCTACGTGGCGCGGGCCAAGCGCGAGGGCTATCGCTCGCGGGCGGCCTACAAGCTGCTGGAGATCGATGAGCGCTACAAGCTCCTGAGGCCCGGTCAGAAGATCGTCGATCTGGGCGCCGCTCCCGGCGGCTGGTCGCAGGTCGCCGCGCGGGTTGTGGGCCCGTCGGGCCGGGTCGTCGGCATCGACCTTCTGGAGATCGAGCCGATGGCCGGGGTCGAGTTCATCACCCTGGACTTCCTCGATCCCGAGGCGCCGGCCAAACTCACCGGCATGCTCGGCGGCCCGGCCGACCTCGTGATGTCCGACATGGCCGCCAACGCCACGGGCCACAAGAAGACCGATCACCTGCGCATCATCGGCTTGGCCGAGACCGCCGCGGAATTCGCCCGCGAGATCCTGGGGCCGGGCGGCGCCTACCTCGCGAAGGTGCTCCAGGGTGGGACCGAGGGCGCGCTGCTCACCGACCTGAAGCGCGACTTCGCCCTCGTCCGGCACGTGAAGCCGGCGGCGAGCCGCGCCGATTCGAGCGAGCTCTACGTGCTGGCGACCGGCTATCGCGGGACAGCGGCGCGGGCACCGGAACCGGACGAGGTCTGA
- a CDS encoding Ppx/GppA phosphatase family protein, producing the protein MRDESAAAAPSRIQTGAAPLQHPGPLPGRERRRATYAALDLGTNNCRLLIAEPTFSGFRVIDAFSRIVRLGEGLGTSDRLSEAAIERTVEALRICRTKMQTRGVQRAKVIATEACRLAVNGAAFVDRVRRGVGLDLEIVDRQTEAYLAVTGCAALADPLAESVVIFDIGGGSTEIAWLDGAAANPSTDPTLRIRAWDSLPVGVVTLAERHGGAEVTRRMFEGMVEEVAEKLSAFALRAAAAATAPHFHLLGTSGTVTTIAAMHLRLARYERRRVDGLWMQDDEVTTAIGDLLDTRLEQRADNPCIGRDRADLVLAGCAILEAIRRAFPSERLRIADRGLREGLLMNMMREDGVWNRKAVR; encoded by the coding sequence ATGAGGGACGAGTCCGCCGCGGCCGCGCCGTCCCGAATCCAGACCGGCGCCGCGCCGCTCCAGCATCCAGGCCCGCTTCCGGGCCGTGAGCGTCGTCGTGCCACCTACGCGGCGCTCGACCTCGGCACCAACAATTGCCGGCTGCTGATTGCCGAGCCGACCTTCAGCGGCTTCCGGGTGATCGACGCCTTCTCGCGTATCGTGCGCCTCGGCGAGGGCCTCGGGACCTCCGATCGGCTGAGCGAGGCGGCGATCGAACGCACCGTCGAGGCCCTGCGCATCTGCCGGACCAAGATGCAGACCCGCGGCGTGCAGCGCGCCAAGGTGATCGCCACGGAGGCGTGCCGTCTCGCGGTGAACGGGGCGGCCTTCGTCGACCGCGTCCGCCGCGGCGTCGGCCTCGATCTCGAGATCGTCGACCGGCAGACCGAGGCCTATCTCGCCGTCACCGGCTGCGCGGCACTCGCGGACCCCCTCGCCGAATCCGTCGTGATCTTCGATATCGGCGGCGGCTCCACCGAGATTGCGTGGCTCGACGGCGCGGCGGCCAATCCCTCCACCGACCCGACCCTGCGGATTCGGGCCTGGGATTCGCTGCCCGTCGGGGTCGTCACCCTGGCCGAGCGCCACGGCGGCGCCGAGGTCACCCGGCGCATGTTCGAGGGCATGGTCGAGGAGGTGGCCGAGAAGCTGTCGGCCTTCGCGCTGCGCGCTGCGGCCGCCGCCACGGCCCCCCATTTCCACCTGCTCGGCACGTCCGGCACGGTGACGACGATAGCCGCGATGCATCTGCGGCTGGCGCGTTACGAGCGGCGGCGGGTCGATGGGCTGTGGATGCAGGACGACGAGGTCACCACCGCAATCGGCGACCTGCTCGACACGCGGCTCGAACAGCGGGCCGACAACCCTTGCATCGGCCGCGACCGGGCCGATCTGGTTCTTGCTGGCTGCGCGATCCTGGAAGCGATCCGTCGGGCGTTCCCATCCGAGCGCCTGCGCATCGCCGACCGGGGCCTGCGCGAAGGCTTGCTGATGAACATGATGCGGGAGGACGGGGTCTGGAACCGGAAAGCGGTGCGATGA
- a CDS encoding response regulator — protein MIATPTFPDLSALVVDESLYIRRIVRDMLMRVGIKRVLEAPDGAEALGVLAESKPDISIIDWDLSILSGEEFIRLARTPTTSPCPTIPIILMLAQPRRNVVDRAVALGVNEIIAKPFSPKTLWSRLDEVINRPRPYSQVKSLLRPIPRRASAMKAVA, from the coding sequence ATGATCGCGACTCCGACCTTTCCCGATCTTTCGGCCCTCGTTGTCGACGAGAGCCTCTACATCCGCCGAATCGTCCGCGACATGCTGATGCGCGTCGGCATCAAGCGCGTGCTCGAAGCACCGGACGGAGCCGAGGCACTCGGCGTGCTGGCGGAAAGCAAGCCCGACATCAGCATCATCGACTGGGACTTGTCGATCCTCTCGGGCGAGGAGTTCATCCGCCTCGCGCGCACGCCGACGACCTCGCCCTGCCCCACGATCCCGATCATCCTGATGCTGGCCCAGCCCCGCCGGAACGTGGTCGACCGCGCGGTAGCGCTCGGGGTCAACGAGATCATTGCCAAGCCGTTTTCGCCCAAGACCCTGTGGTCGCGCCTGGACGAGGTGATTAACCGACCGCGACCCTACTCGCAGGTGAAGAGCCTCCTGCGCCCAATCCCGCGGCGGGCCAGCGCGATGAAGGCCGTCGCCTGA
- a CDS encoding iron transporter — translation MSARATPKLADRMAVGGRLLLAALGGYAVAALATALLAVSLPGPKAEAVSAATLVSFAIMAAAIIWVFAARTLARAALVLAITASGMICALWLAGAFSAGVPT, via the coding sequence ATGAGCGCCCGCGCGACGCCGAAGCTCGCCGACCGGATGGCAGTCGGAGGCCGTCTGCTCCTGGCGGCTTTGGGAGGCTACGCCGTCGCCGCGCTCGCGACCGCGTTGCTCGCCGTCAGCCTGCCCGGCCCGAAGGCCGAAGCTGTCTCCGCCGCGACGCTCGTAAGCTTCGCCATCATGGCCGCGGCGATCATCTGGGTCTTCGCGGCGCGGACGCTGGCCCGCGCGGCGCTGGTTCTGGCGATCACGGCATCGGGAATGATCTGCGCGCTGTGGCTCGCGGGAGCCTTCTCGGCCGGAGTTCCCACGTGA